DNA from Tripterygium wilfordii isolate XIE 37 chromosome 4, ASM1340144v1, whole genome shotgun sequence:
GAACGGGTTGGTACTGTTTTAAGTTATTTTGATCTGCCTAGTGACGAAATTCCTGTGTTTATGACATTGTATTTCGAGGACCCTGATCATCAGGGTCACAAAGTGGGACCTGATGATCCGGAGATAACAGAAGCGGTAGCTAATATTGATAGGTTGATTGGGAGGTTGATTCATGGACTGGAGAAGAGAGGGGTTTTTGAGGATGTTAGTATTATTATGGTAGGGGATCATGGGATGGTCGGTACATGTGATAAGAAGTTGATTTTCCTTGATGATTTGGCTTCTTGGATCAAAATTCCTGAGAGTTGGGTCCAATCACATACTCCATTGCTTGCCATTCGCCCGCCTCCAGGTGTTGCACCGTCTGATGTTGTCACAAAAATGAATGAAGGTTTGGGATCTGGGAAAGTTGAGAATGGGAAGTACTTAAAAGTTTTTCTAAAGGAGGAGTTGCCGAGCAGACTCCATTATTTCGCAAGTGAGAGAATTCCACCAGTCATAGGGTTGATTGAGGAGGGATTTAAAGTAGAGCAGAAGAGAACAACTCGAAGAGAGTGTGGAGGCGCTCATGGGTATGACAATGCTGTTTTCTCAATGAGGACCATCTTTATTGGCCATGGTCCTCAGTTTGCAAGGGGGCGAAAGGTGCCATCTTTTGaaaacatccatatatataatacgATTACCTCGATTCTCAACATACAGGGCGCTCCAAATAATGGATCCTCATTGTTTCCATCAACTATTCTTTTGCCTAGTCCTTGATGGATATCTCAAAAGTGTGATCTAAGATACTCGCAGCTGCCCGAGGATTGGCTACCTACAATTGGGGAGCCTGTTGTGAAGAGGGTTTTGCAGACTAAGGTATCAATATTCTTAGGGTCCTGTGTACCACTGAATTATGAACGGTTACATATGTAATGGTGTGCTTATCACTTTAAAAACTGTTGCTGCTTCTAGTCGTATTTCCAAACATCATATACTATGAACTACGATGGAGATGGGAATCAGCATTGTGCTTTTGAAGtagaatttaataaatattgacAATTTGTTCATGGTTTGAGTTGGTGTGCTGATCTTTTCGTATTTTCTTTTACGATAATAGTGGGATTATATTGCTTGGAAGCTATGTTTCATGTCAGCAGCAAATGCTTCGACTGCTTGGACTTTGCTGTTGGTTGAAGTGAAAAGTTAGTCATGACTGTGGTAATTATTTGGGTGCTGTAGATGTGCTAACGCAGGACGGAAACTGATAAAGGTACGATCGTCGTCAATACCTCATAAAACAAGTAAACTCAGATAATTTGAGAACAAATCTCGTTTAGTatgatattaataaaattcaagtGTATCCTGAATTACAACTTAAAAGAGTAGACCACTTAAACGTGAGAATTTGGGCCCGAACTTTGTCGTTACGGACGATGAAGGCCCGGTAATTTGTGTAAGGCACATAATTCACTTTCCGAAAACATATTATGGGCCCCATAACTCCTGCCGAATTGAAAGTTATGGGCTCTTCAAGAATTCATATGTGTAGTATCAACATATGTTGCATTAGTAGCTGGTGATTAAAGCAGCttgttatctttgaaattggtGATCAAGTCATTCAGTGAATGTTATTGCCATTAACAGTAACTTCTCTACATTATTTATCTGTCATACCCTGCATATACTGGTGTCTCTCATTTCCTTTGGGATAGAAGGATAGCTAATGGATTCAAATGTCTATGATTGTGCAGTTTTTGCTTGATTCCCATATCATAAGATGTTATTGTTTGTAAAATTCAAAACTAGTGTTTGAAATTAATTGGTTCAAGATTGCTTTCCTTTGATTCTTATGAGCACAACTCTTAGCAGCCTGAATCCCTGTAGTGGATTGATAATTGGTTTCTGATTGCCTACTTTGTGACTCATCCAAGTTACCAAGACAAGACTCTTGGGATGGTTATTGAACATGATCCTTGTTCGATACAGGGACATAAATCCCTTATGTTGCATGAAGGTCCTGCAACCTAACCTTCCATGACCAGTTGAAGACGCTAATTTATTCTTCATAGCAGAGATTAGTTGATCATATTGTCTTTTGTAGCCTATTGTACTATATAAAGATTACAAAAATGCATTGATGTCCACACTTGTAGATTATCAGTCAAATTAGTTAAGCCAGACAACCCCAGCTCACAATACATTCTATCGTCGAAGCAAGAAAATGCTTAAGATGAATAGTGCTAATATTAACAGCAATCAATGCTGCTCAAATCCAAACTAAACAGAAGAAATGTGGACCAATCTTGAAAACAAAGGCAGAACGCattagaagaaggaagaagaagaagatcatcTAGTTTTTTATTTGAGctaaaaagacaaaataatgGTACGGACATGGGAGTCTTTAGTTATTGAAGCACAGAAATGGTGTTTAATACAAAGTAGAGGCATTTGGATAATCCCATCCGTTGGATCATCCATTTAAATCCTTACCATTCACCTTTCCTTAAAAAcgacaaaatataatatttgatccctcaactatacccttagtttcactttcgttcttaaacttttttacttttaacttcgtccctcaactattgaaaaatatttattttgtccttcaagtgagagagtAGCCAGTAAAATCCAACGTGACATCTATTTGGTATATCGAAGTTATCTTAGTTGACAAACGTAAACGATATTATCCATAAATTATTAATGTCTAGCACTTTTAATGCTTAAACTATATAACAAAATAGTTTGACGATTTGAAGAGTtatgtattttgagaatttgGTAAGATGATAGGTGTAAAATATAAGTCAAGTAGGATGATAGGTGTAAAAATTATGTCAATTGGGATGCCACGTATGATTTTTCTGATGCCGGAATCATTTGAGGGACGAACGTGATACCTTTCAATAGTTGATAGACAATTTTAAGAGTAAAAAATTTAAGGGCAACAATGAAATCAAGTGAAggaccaaatgtatatttttgtccttaaaaaaCTCACTGGCTGCGAACACAAACTTCCCTCGTTTGCCTCTCTCTGATTCTGCAATTAGCTTGTGTTGTCTATGAAAAGCTCCATTTTTGGTCTCTTCCAATTAGTCAAGGAGATCGACTGCTGAAAAAAGGCTGTGGCAATCTGAGTAAGTCTGTGTTTTATTGATTAATTTCGGGATAcgttcattttcatttttagggtttgtctGTTAGGATATTCCATAGAGTTGTTCAGGGATTTGGATGAATATTGGAATTGATGAAAGGTTGGATCTTTTTTCTTTGTGTGTGTGCATGCCTGCATGGTTTCATGATCATGGGTTTGAGTTTGATTGGGTGTTGTTGATCGAAGCCTTGTAGTGCAGTCACTGCTGCGTATCTTTGAGCCCTGATTCTAGTTTTGAATTTTCTCAGATCTATAATTTGTATTTGAAAGCATGAATGATGTTCTTGAAGCCTGAAATATACCCAACATTGTCATTACCTGTTATGGTCAAAGAGATATTCTTGGGAATGAATCGTTAGGAGTGTTTAGCAAATAAAATGGATCATTTCAttactattatttattttttgacctTATGTAAGCAGATAATTATTCAGGAAGAGGAGTTGTTCATACCCATTTGTAGCCGAGACTCAAAAGGCATGTCGTCAGAATTTCCACTGGAGATCATCTTTGAAATACTTATACGACTTTCTGTGAAGCCTCTTCTTCGTTTCAGATGCGTATCTAAGTCATGGTGTGCCATTATTGACAGCCCACTTTTCATTAATGGGCATGTTAAACGATCGATTGAAACCAATACCAACCATCAGCTCATCCTTGAGGAATGGGATTTTGGAAC
Protein-coding regions in this window:
- the LOC119996780 gene encoding venom phosphodiesterase-like, with the translated sequence MVSDVLTSTKPTPIPTQEEDPPNPSAALLPLSTDSSSSLSQTQKPTTAVVFIALLVVTCIALSAASAFAFLFFSYSSSSSQSSKSSASAAPVESIARPLTKLNHPVVLLISSDGFRFGYQFKTPTPNIGRLIANGTEAERGLIPVYPTLTFPNHYSIVTGLYPAYHGIINNYFVDPVTGETFTMSSHEPKWWLGEPLWETVVNHGLKAATYFWPGSEVKKGSWDCPKGLCMYYNGSVPFDERVGTVLSYFDLPSDEIPVFMTLYFEDPDHQGHKVGPDDPEITEAVANIDRLIGRLIHGLEKRGVFEDVSIIMVGDHGMVGTCDKKLIFLDDLASWIKIPESWVQSHTPLLAIRPPPGVAPSDVVTKMNEGLGSGKVENGKYLKVFLKEELPSRLHYFASERIPPVIGLIEEGFKVEQKRTTRRECGGAHGYDNAVFSMRTIFIGHGPQFARGRKVPSFENIHIYNTITSILNIQGAPNNGSSLFPSTILLPSP